The genomic stretch TGAACCTTTCGCCCAGGTCCGTCGCTGGCGCGAGGCGATCGCCGCGCGCCCGGCTACCCAGCGCGCCTACGCGCTGGCGCAGCAGGTCAACCCGGCCACCGGCAAGCCGCTCTCGGACGAGGAGAAGAAGATCCTGTTCGGACAGGGCCCGCGCTGAGCCCGGAAACGACGACGGCGCCCTGCGGCGCCGTCGTGCATTGCGATCCTGTCCGCAGCGTCAGAACTGCGGCTTGACCTCGAACGCCTTCGGCGGCTCGGCGCCAATGAGGTTCTTCACGAAGTAGTCCCAGCGCCGACGCATCACGTAGTAGCTGTCCACGCCGAAGCCATGGCGCGCATGCGGCAGCAACAGCAGGTCGAAATCCTTGTTGGCCTTCATCAGCGCATCGACCACCTGCAGGGTGGACTGCACCGGCACGTTGTCGTCCATCATGCCGTGCAGCAGAAAGAGTTTCCCCTTGAGGTTCTTCGCCAGCGCGGCGTTGTCCTGGCCGGTGTAGTTGGTGGACCCGTCGGCCTTCTTTTCCAGCAGACCGTGGTAGCGCTCGGCCCAGTCGTCCTCGTAGGTCAGGTTGTCGTGGTTGCCGGATTCGGCGATGCCGACCTTGTAGACGTCCGGGTAGCGGAACATCGCCGCGGCGGTGGCGTTGCCGCCGCCGGAGTGGCCCCAGATGCCCGCACGGGTGGTGTCGATCCACGGATGGCGCTCGCCCAGCTGCTTCAGCGCCGCCACCTGGTCCGGCAGGGTGTTGTCGGCCATGTCGCCGTACCACGCGTCCTGGAAGGACTTGCTGCGCAGCGGCGTGCCCATGCCATCCACGGCGATCACCACGAAGCCCAGCTCGGCCAGCGCCTGGTGGTCGCCGTGCGCGGGCTGGAAGCTGCGGCTGCGCACCGAACCCACCTGCGGGCCGGGGTAGATGTAGGTGATGACCGGGTACTTCCTGGCCGGATCGAAGTTGGACGGCTTGAACATCTGGCCGTACAGATCCGTCTTGCCGTCGCGGGCCTTGACCGTGAACGATTCCGGCGCCACCCAGCCGGCCGCCTTGAGGCGGGTCAGGTCGGTCTTTGCCAGCGCCGCCACCTGCTTCCCGTCGGCATCACGCACCAGCGCCACCGGGGCGTCGGCGATCGTCGAATACACATCGGCGAAGTACTTGCCGTCCTCGGACAGGGTCACCGCATGGTTCGCGTTTTCCGGAGTCAGCAGCCGCGGCTCGCCACCGTCCATCGAGACGCTGTAGAGGTGCGAGAAGTACGGGTCGCGCCCGGCCTCGCGGCCGACGCCGGTGACCCACAGCTGGCGGCTGGCCGGATCCAGGCGGAGGATCCTGGTGACGTTCCAGTCGCCGCTGGTGAGCTGGCGCTTCAGCTTGCCGGTCGCCAGGTCGTGCAGGTACAGATGACCCCAGTCGGACTTCTGCGAGAACCACAGGAACTCGTTGCTCTCCGGCAGGTAGCGCCAGTTCACCGAGCTCAGCGTGGGCGCGCTCTGGTACTGGGTCGCCACGGTTTCGGTAAACACGTCGCGGACCTTGCCGGTGGCGACATCGGCTACGCGCAGGGTGGCCGACTTGTGGCCCCGGTCGGTGCTGACGAAGGCGAGGGTCTTGCCGTCCTTCGCCCATTGCACGTCTTCCCAGCCGTCATCGCAGACGATGTCGTCGCTGCAGGTGGAGCGGTGCTGGTCGGCCGGCATCTGCAGGCGCACGACGTTCGGCCTGGCGCCGGACAGGTCGATGATCACGCGCTCGATCAGCGTCACGTCCTTGTCGCCGGCGAACGGGTATTTCCACTGCTGCACCTCGGGCGCGCCGACATTGGTGCTGACCATGGTCATGGTGCTGGTCTTGCGCTGGTCCTGCTGGAAGGTGGCGATCTTCGTGCCGTCCGGCGACCACACCACGATGGCGTTGTCGGTGTGCTTCCAGCCGGCGTTGTCGGTGGCATAGCCGTAGTCACGGACGCCGTCGAAGGTGAGCTGGGTTTCCTGGCCGCTGGCGAGGTCGCGCAGCCACAGGTTCCAGTCGCGGATGAAGGCCGCGCGCTTGCCGTCGGGCGAGGCCGCGCCGGGCTCGCTGCCGGACTTCGGCGCGGGCTTCGCCTCGACCTTGCAACCGTCGGCGGCGCAGCGGAACGCACTGCCGCGGCTGCGCAGCAGCAGGCTGCCGTCGGCTTCGCGCTCGACCTGCAGTGGCGGCAGCTTGTCGGGATCGACCGGCTTGCCCTTGCCACTTGCCGCCGCGTTCATCGCCGCGGCCAGCGCCTTCGCGTCGAACGCGGGCGCGGACTTGCCGGTGCCCGGATCGAAGCGCAGCACCTGCACCTTGCCGTTGTCGGCCAGCCGGTACACCAGTGTGTTGTCGTCCAACCAGCTGGCGCCGCTCAACGCCTGGTCCAACAGCGGTGCGGTGCGATCACCCAGCATCTTCACCGCGCGCTCGTAGTCGGCCGTGGTGACCGCCTGCGCCGTCGCCGTGCCCGCGCCCGCCATCAGCAGCGCCCCCGCCAGCCAGACCGCGTTCGAATGTCGTGCCATTGCATCCCCGAGAGTCCTCGCGCCCGTGCGCATCGCCGGCGATCCTAGCGCGCGCGCCGCCACGGCGCCCGTGCCAATGGTCGGGGCCGTGACCGGCGCCTCATGCCGGCGCGCTATCATTCGCGCCCTGATGTCCTCGCTTCCCACCGTCGCCTCCCCGCCCGCCAATCCGCTGCGCATCGACCTCGTCGACGCGTCGCTGGAGGCCGTGCTGGCCGAACCGGGATTGCTGGCGGCGTTCGCATTCGACGCCACCCCGGCGCCCCGCCACGACGACGCCCGCCACCTGCGGGTGGCGCTGGCCCCGGCGCATGGCCGTGCGCCGCTGGAATGCTGGCGGGTGGATGGCCCGGTGTCGCACGGCCGCGACGGCGACATCGCTTGGAGCCGCGGTGGCGGGCTGCAGTTCGGCGCACTGGAGCTGGCCGACGACGGCGATATCGAGGCGGTCGCCGAAGCCGCCTACCGGCGCCTGCAGCAGTGGCTGTCGCGCAGCGACCATCCGCATCCGCTGCGGATCTGGAACTACCTCGACGCGATCACCGAAGGCGACGGTGACAACGAGCGCTACCGGCGCTTCTGCGTCGGCCGCGCGCGCGGCATCGGCCGCGAACTGGCGCCGGGTGAACTGCCCGCCGCCACCGCCATCGGCCACCCGCAGCGCAGCGGCCGCTTCCAGCTGTACTGGCTGTCCGCGCAACAGGCCGGCACGCCGCTGGAGAATCCGCGCCAACTGCAGGCCTGGCGCTACCCGCGGCAGTACGGGCCGCAACCGCCCGGCTTCGCCCGTGCCCTGTTGCCGACCTCGGACGCGATGCCGCTGCTGCTGTCCGGCACCGCCGCGGTGGTCGGCCACGCCTCGCAGCACGGCGACTCGCTGGAAGCGCAGCTGGACGAGGTGCTGGTGAACCTGCGCAGCCTGATCGCCACCGCGCGCGCGCAGCGGCCGTCGCTGCCGGCGCAGCCGGGCCCGGCGTCGCGGCTGAAGGTGTACGTGCGCGATGCCGACGCGCTGGCGCGGGTCGACGCGCTGATGGAGGCGCGCCTGCCCTTTGTTCCGCGGGTCGTGCTGCACGGCCACGTCTGCCGGCGCGAGCTGCTGGTGGAAATCGACGGCAGCCACGCCTGAGCCGACGCCGCGCTTGCATTGGCGGGCGACATCCTGCATATCGTGGGTCTCATCAATCCGGGGGAACGCGCATGGGACTGGTCAGCCTGATCTGGGGCATCCTCTCGCTGCTGTGGATGTTGCTGGCGCTGGTGCCGCTGCTGGGCTGGGGCAACTGGTTCATGATCCCGTTCGCGGCGGTTGGCGCCATCCTCGCCATCATCGCCATCGCCAGCGGCAAGGGCCGGGTGTCGGGCATCATCGGCCTGCTCCTGTGCATCCTCGCGATCGGCATCGGTTCGCTGCGGCTGATGCTGGGCGGCGGCATCCTCTGATCGCCGGCGGCGGGCGTAAAATGCCCGCATGAACACGCCCGCCCAACGCTTTCCCGTCCGTCCGCGGCGCATGCGCCGCGACGAGTTCTCGCGCCGGCTGATGCGCGAGCACGTGCTGACCACCAACGACCTGATCTACCCGGTCTTCGTGCACGAGGAACAGGGCCGCGCGCCGGTCGGTTCGATGCCGGGCGTGGAACGGCTGTCGATCGACGAACTGCTGCGGGTGGGCGAGCAGGCGCTGGAGCTCGGCGTCCCGGTGCTCGACCTGTTCGGTGTGCCGGATCCGTCCGCCAAGACCGCCGACGGCCGCGTCGCCTGGGACGAGAACGGCATCATCCCGCGCGCCATCCGCGCGCTGAAGTCGCGCTTCCCCGAACTCGGCGTGATGACCGACCAGGCGCTGGATCCGTACACCACCCACGGGCAGGACGGGCTGATCGACGACAGCGGCTACATCCTCAACGACGAAACCATCGAAGCGCTGGTCAAGCAGTCGCTGGTGCACGCCGCCGCCGGTGTGGACGTGCTGTCGCCGTCCGACATGATGGACGGCCGCATCGGCGTGATCCGCGACGCGCTGGAAGCCAGCGGCTTCATCCACACCCGCATCATGGCCTACAGCGCCAAGTACGCCAGCGCCTTCTACGGCCCGTTCCGCAGCGCGGTGGGCAGCGCCGGCAACCTCGGCAAGGGCAACAAGTACACCTACCAGATGGACCCGGCCAACTCCGACGAGGCGCTGCACGAAGTCGGCCTCGACCTCGCCGAAGGCGCCGACATGGTGATGGTCAAGCCGGGCCTGCCGTATCTGGACGTGCTCTACCGGGTGAAACAGCACTTCAAGCGCCCGACCTACGCCTACCAGGTCAGTGGCGAGTACGCGATGATCAAGGCCGCCGCGGCCAACGGCTGGATCGACGAGAAGATGGTGGCGATGGAAGCACTGACCGCGTTCAAGCGCGCCGGCGCCGACGGCATCCTCACCTACTTCGCGCTGGACGCCGCGCGCTGGATGAAGGCCTGATCCCGTAGGAGCACGGAACGGGCGCGAACGCGTCC from Thermomonas sp. XSG encodes the following:
- the hemB gene encoding porphobilinogen synthase, which codes for MNTPAQRFPVRPRRMRRDEFSRRLMREHVLTTNDLIYPVFVHEEQGRAPVGSMPGVERLSIDELLRVGEQALELGVPVLDLFGVPDPSAKTADGRVAWDENGIIPRAIRALKSRFPELGVMTDQALDPYTTHGQDGLIDDSGYILNDETIEALVKQSLVHAAAGVDVLSPSDMMDGRIGVIRDALEASGFIHTRIMAYSAKYASAFYGPFRSAVGSAGNLGKGNKYTYQMDPANSDEALHEVGLDLAEGADMVMVKPGLPYLDVLYRVKQHFKRPTYAYQVSGEYAMIKAAAANGWIDEKMVAMEALTAFKRAGADGILTYFALDAARWMKA
- a CDS encoding pteridine-dependent deoxygenase, with product MSSLPTVASPPANPLRIDLVDASLEAVLAEPGLLAAFAFDATPAPRHDDARHLRVALAPAHGRAPLECWRVDGPVSHGRDGDIAWSRGGGLQFGALELADDGDIEAVAEAAYRRLQQWLSRSDHPHPLRIWNYLDAITEGDGDNERYRRFCVGRARGIGRELAPGELPAATAIGHPQRSGRFQLYWLSAQQAGTPLENPRQLQAWRYPRQYGPQPPGFARALLPTSDAMPLLLSGTAAVVGHASQHGDSLEAQLDEVLVNLRSLIATARAQRPSLPAQPGPASRLKVYVRDADALARVDALMEARLPFVPRVVLHGHVCRRELLVEIDGSHA
- a CDS encoding S9 family peptidase, giving the protein MARHSNAVWLAGALLMAGAGTATAQAVTTADYERAVKMLGDRTAPLLDQALSGASWLDDNTLVYRLADNGKVQVLRFDPGTGKSAPAFDAKALAAAMNAAASGKGKPVDPDKLPPLQVEREADGSLLLRSRGSAFRCAADGCKVEAKPAPKSGSEPGAASPDGKRAAFIRDWNLWLRDLASGQETQLTFDGVRDYGYATDNAGWKHTDNAIVVWSPDGTKIATFQQDQRKTSTMTMVSTNVGAPEVQQWKYPFAGDKDVTLIERVIIDLSGARPNVVRLQMPADQHRSTCSDDIVCDDGWEDVQWAKDGKTLAFVSTDRGHKSATLRVADVATGKVRDVFTETVATQYQSAPTLSSVNWRYLPESNEFLWFSQKSDWGHLYLHDLATGKLKRQLTSGDWNVTRILRLDPASRQLWVTGVGREAGRDPYFSHLYSVSMDGGEPRLLTPENANHAVTLSEDGKYFADVYSTIADAPVALVRDADGKQVAALAKTDLTRLKAAGWVAPESFTVKARDGKTDLYGQMFKPSNFDPARKYPVITYIYPGPQVGSVRSRSFQPAHGDHQALAELGFVVIAVDGMGTPLRSKSFQDAWYGDMADNTLPDQVAALKQLGERHPWIDTTRAGIWGHSGGGNATAAAMFRYPDVYKVGIAESGNHDNLTYEDDWAERYHGLLEKKADGSTNYTGQDNAALAKNLKGKLFLLHGMMDDNVPVQSTLQVVDALMKANKDFDLLLLPHARHGFGVDSYYVMRRRWDYFVKNLIGAEPPKAFEVKPQF